A genomic region of Zalophus californianus isolate mZalCal1 chromosome 11, mZalCal1.pri.v2, whole genome shotgun sequence contains the following coding sequences:
- the RTN4RL2 gene encoding reticulon-4 receptor-like 2 yields MLPGLGRLLQGPASACLLLMLLALPPAAPSCPMLCTCYSSPPTVSCQANNFSSVPLSLPPSTQRLFLQNNLIRTLRPGTFGPNLLTLWLFSNNLSAIYPGTFRHLQALEELDLGDNRHLRSLEPDTFQGLERLQSLHLYRCQLSSLPGNIFRGLVSLQYLYLQENSLLHLQDDLFADLANLSHLFLHGNRLRLLTEHVFRGLGSLDRLLLHGNRLQGVHRAAFRGLSRLTILYLFNNSLASLPGEALADLPALEFLRLNANPWACDCRARPLWAWFQRARVSSSDVTCATPPERQGRDLRALRESDFQACPPAAPTRPGSRARGNSSSNHLYGVAEAGAPPADPSTLYRDLPAEDPRGRQGGDAPTEDDYWGGYGGEDQRGEQTCPGAACQAPPDSRGPALSAGLPTPLLCLLLLAPHHL; encoded by the exons ATGCTGCCCGGGCTCGGGCGCCTGCTGCAAG GTCCTGCCTCGGCCTGCCTCCTGCTGAtgctcctggccctgcccccagcagcccccagctgCCCCATGCTCTGCACCTGCTACTCGTCCCCGCCCACCGTGAGCTGCCAGGCCAACAACTTCTCCTCGGTGCCGCTGTCCCTGCCGCCCAGCACGCAGCGCCTCTTCCTGCAGAACAACCTCATCCGCACGCTGAGGCCCGGCACCTTCGGGCCCAACCTGCTCACCCTGTGGCTCTTCTCCAACAACCTCTCCGCCATCTACCCGGGCACCTTCCGCCACCTGCAGGCCCTGGAGGAGCTGGACCTCGGCGACAACCGGCACCTGCGCTCTCTGGAGCCCGACACCTTCCAGGGCCTGGAGCGGCTGCAGTCCCTGCATCTGTACCGCTGCCAGCTCAGCAGCCTGCCCGGCAACATCTTCCGCGGCCTGGTCAGCCTGCAGTACCTCTACCTCCAGGAGAACAGCCTGCTCCACCTCCAG gatgACCTGTTCGCGGACCTGGCCAACCTGAGCCACCTCTTCCTGCACGGGAACCGCCTGCGGCTGCTCACGGAGCACGTGTTCCGCGGCCTGGGCAGCCTGGACCGGCTGCTGCTGCACGGGAACCGGCTGCAGGGCGTGCACCGCGCGGCCTTCCGCGGCCTCAGCCGCCTCACCATCCTCTACCTATTCAACAACAGCCTGGCTTCGCTGCCCGGCGAGGCGCTGGCCGACCTGCCTGCGCTCGAGTTCCTGCGGCTCAACGCCAACCCCTGGGCGTGCGACTGCCGCGCGCGGCCGCTCTGGGCCTGGTTCCAGCGCGCGCGCGTGTCCAGCTCCGACGTGACCTGCGCCACCCCCCCGGAGCGCCAGGGCCGCGACCTGCGCGCCCTCCGCGAGTCCGACTTCCAGGCGTGCCCGCCCGCGGCGCCCACGCGGCCCGGCAGCCGCGCGCGCGGCAACAGCTCTTCCAACCACCTGTACGGCGTGGCCGAGGCCGGGGCGCCGCCCGCCGACCCCTCCACCCTCTACCGAGACCTGCCCGCCGAAGACCCGCGAGGGCGCCAGGGCGGGGACGCGCCCACGGAGGACGACTACTGGGGGGGCTACGGGGGCGAGGACCAGCGGGGGGAGCAGACGTGCCCGGGCGCCGCCTGCCAGGCGCCCCCGGACTCCCGCGGCCCGGCGCTGTCGGCCGGGCTGCCCACCCCTCTGCTTTGCCTCCTGCTCCTGGCGCCCCACCACCTCTGA